A part of Liolophura sinensis isolate JHLJ2023 chromosome 1, CUHK_Ljap_v2, whole genome shotgun sequence genomic DNA contains:
- the LOC135470449 gene encoding inositol polyphosphate multikinase-like has protein sequence MTSADTALLPTMEKAWPDVGKSFPVNVGEENSGKFLSQQRRPKEEGECDIELPPGTVPLTNQVAGHRRGPGSMVMLKCEGGHVMKHVQPPPKGYREVDFYRKMFHVDMRDPVLLRLRQHIPAFYGTVPEGSVKTVKFFKMADVTQKFINPCVSDIKMGRVTYDPFATQEKRHYEIAKYPPGLNLGFQMLGMRVYREIEGKYDVYDRKYGRSLAENEVVEKGLAVFFSGQNGIRRDAVWCVLAKLHQIEAWFESQTQLAFYASSLLLMYEGNSQLRQCNCSSPMSTDTGVSNHESSQNSLTAMVNGESTCVADVKMIDFAHVFETTERDENYLFGLRRLIAHIERLL, from the exons ATGACCTCTGCTGATACAGCCTTACTGCCAACTATGGAGAAAGCTTGGCCAGATGTAGGGAAATCCTTCCCAGTTAACGTGGGTGAGGAAAACTCAGGTAAATTCCTCAGCCAGCAGAGGAGGCCTAAAGAAGAGGGCGAGTGTGACATAGAGTTACCCCCCGGGACGGTTCCTCTCACAAACCAAGTGGCTGGGCATCGTAGAGGACCAGGAAGTATGG TCATGTTAAAATGTGAAGGAGGTCATGTGATGAAGCATGTGCAGCCGCCACCAAAAGGTTACAGAGAGGTGGATTTTTATCGTAAGATGTTCCACGTGGACATGAGAGATCCTGTACTGCTGAGGTTACGACAACACATCCCAGCCTTTTATGGAACTGTCCCTGAAGGCTCCGTTAAAACAG TGAAATTTTTCAAGATGGCGGATGTTACCCAGAAGTTTATCAATCCATGTGTCAGTGATATCAAGATGGGCAGGGTAACCTATGACCCATTTGCCACACAAGAGAAACGTCACTACGAGATTGCCAAGTACCCACCTGGCTTAAACCTGGGCTTCCAGATGCTAGGAATGCGG GTCTACCGAGAAATTGAAGGAAAGTATGATGTGTATGACAGGAAATATGGGCGAAGTTTAGCTGAAAATGAAGTGGTGGAGAAAG GGTTGGCCGTGTTTTTCTCTGGTCAGAATGGAATCAGGAGAGATGCTGTATGGTGTGTCCTGGCTAAACTTCATCAGATAGAGGCCTGGTTTGAGTCCCAGACCCAGCTGGCATTCTATGCCAGCTCACTCCTGCTGATGTATGAAGGCAACTCTCAATTACGCCAGTGTAACTGCTCCAGTCCTATGAGCACGGACACTGGTGTGTCAAATCACGAGTCATCCCAAAACTCCCTGACTGCCATGGTAAATGGAGAATCAACATGTGTCGCCGATGTTAAAATGATTGACTTTGCCCATGTGTTTGAAACAACAGAAAGGGACGAAAATTATCTCTTTGGACTTAGACGTTTAATAGCCCATATAGAAAGGTTATTGTGA